In Epinephelus lanceolatus isolate andai-2023 chromosome 7, ASM4190304v1, whole genome shotgun sequence, the genomic stretch tgataccgcattttaggcagtatcggaggcatttacGATACTGGTATCgctatcggtacaactctaacTCTGACTCACGTGTCACTTGTTTGTAGTTAGCttcacagctgaatgaagcTCCTTCATCATGGTGTTGGGTGTAAATATAGCAGCaagctttgggaaacacttcCCTCTCTGCGGCAGAAAAATAAGTTGTTGTTATATTTGGTAACCATGGAGAAAAATACAATTACTCCCATTTTATATTCgtattcagtcattcattcgttttccataactgcttatcctgttagagtCGCTTTCCCAGCCTGTTCCAGTTGCCATTAGTCGTGAGGTCGGGTACACCTTGTACatgttgccagactatcacagggctcactcataagccccatttccaccaaacacctagaccctagcgtttccaccacgCAGagtgagcagagtgaccgtcctctactgaccaatcagactgcagtgttcacagctccaccttttagtaccagatctgtgtgctaggtaccccaacagaggggggaccaaacatggggacagtatggaaacggttccattggtaccatcaacaactttttgcagtggaaacggggaaaaagcgtaccgaactgctcagtggaaacggggctacaGAGACAgtcaaccattcacacctacggataatttagagtcaccgattaacttgcatgtttttggactgtgggaggaagctggagcacctggaggaaacccacgctgacacggggagaacatgcaaactccacacagaagggctccctcaccCTGGGTGtaaggaaccctcttgctgtgaggcaacaatgctaaccactgcaccactgtgctgcaccattttatgttctttatatgttttatttggTTCGTGCTGCTGCTCACAGGAATTCTGGTAGTGTATATTATCCTTTggccattaaaataaataaatgaatcgacaaataaataagttaataaatacacaaataaataaataatacataagaAAGAATAAAATGTATCCCTGAGATTCATTGGCGACATTACTACTTTCATCATCTTCTCGTTTTTCACTCTGATGTTTATAAGCTGCTCCTGTTACACTATAAAATAAACTTGACACTGACTAGAGAGGTTTATATTTGAACCTAAATACAAGGTAGCCTTTAAGATGTTACTGTCTGTGTGACATATTGAATGTCTCTTAGTTTGAGCAGTTTACATTCCTCAGAGTAGTTGAGCAGAGCGTTATTTGCACCGAGCATCTTATGATGATGAACACAGTTCTGTGTTGTACATCGTCGAGAGTATTGGAGGGTTTTATAACACACTTCCACTCCTCACTTGTTGGTTTGGGATGGCACTTAACGTGGCGGACTCTCTGCATGAACACAGAAACGTAGTGGAGGTGGGTAGGGAGAGGGTGTAGAGGGTGGTTTGGGAAAGGCCCAAGGAGTTGACGCTTGTGTTCGAGCCCCAGATACTGATATTTATTTTAGACCAcagaagcagcagcaaacatgaacatgtgactttacacacagagccagctgattacactgtaaacacacagcactgtgtgtgtgtgtgtgtgtgtgtgtgtgtgtgtgtgtgatatctgCACTGTGGTGAAGTGTGTTTTCACACACTGCTGACCAggataatgattaaatgattaaaaacattaatCCATGATCAAAACAGTGCCGTGTCCATAATCAGTGAGGTGCAGCAGAGTTCAGGTGTGTGTGatagtgtttgcttcctgttcaCACACCTGAGGTTATGTGAGGTCACTCATCGTTGTGACCTGATCAAATTCTTATCACTTCTCTCTCTGCCGTCGTGTCACTTCCTCAAAGCTCCACTCAGCATTTCCTGTTTTTAACCACATGTTTACTGTGTCAGATCTTTGTACACACTCTGGTTCCTCTGCTGTATTTTACTTCCACATGTTGATTACACCTTGTTCTGCATCtgtctgtgtttacagcttTTAAATGAGACCGTCACCTTTTTATCGCTCCGTagatgtgtgtgttattttaaacCTAATATTTAAGGAGAGGTCTGCTGTGAGGTTGTTGGATTCAGGATGAAGAGCGAGCCCCTCACCTTGttgtctcctcttcctctgtctctgctcctcAGGTGAATGTGACCCTGGAGAAGGAGGTGGCGGGTTTCTGGGTGACTGTCCCCTGCCTGGAGGAGCTGGGCAGTTGTCACTATCCGGACGCTTGTGACATCCTGAACCAGCTGATCCCTCCTGGTCAGGACTGTCCTGAGCCGCTGCACACCTACGGCCTGCCCTGCCACTGCCCCTTCAAAGCTGTGAGTCATCTGTGTGCTGCTTATTGGTCGTTACAGAGACTATGGGACCAACAGGAGGTTTTAATGAGTGATGACGTATAATTAGTCCCAGGGGGAGCGTGTGGACAGTGAACAGAACAGGACCCAAAACTGGTCCTTGTGGTATTCCATGTTTTGACAGAGCAAATATTCCCCAACGGTGACAAAGTGTTTCCTGTTGGTTTTATGTTATAAACTTGGGTACATCATtaagtttgatgtatgcagatTGTACGATGACAGCGGCTACTGAATCACAAGCTACGATATACGTCCATTGACGTCAATACGCAAGAAGAAGACATCATCAGCATGCGTCCTCCATctatacacaaaagaaaacatacttattatattatattcaggTTCTGTCAGCACATCCTcctaaatccgacacactggaccAGAAGTATTATCATCATCAGTAATAGTTAATGTGTGGCTGGGCTGTACAGAGAGTTTGTTAGAGTCACAGCATGTCCTAATACAGTGTGTCCTctatgtgtcctctgtgtgtcctcAGGGCTCGTACTCTCTGCCTCAGTCAGACTTCTACCTGCCCTACATGGATCTTCCCTCCTGGCTGACCAACGGGAACTACCGTGTGCAGGGCATCCTGGGTAGCCAGGGCAAAGAGCTGGGCTGCCTCAAAGTGGCTCTGTCCCTTCACTCCGACTAAACCAACGCTGCCGCTGCCgctgccgccgccgccgccgctgctgccgccgccgccgctgctgccgctgctgcagctgctgcagacacTCGGGAGGTTTCAGGTTGtcgtttatttgcacataaaccAGTCAAAAAATTGGGAAACAAAAGCAGAAGTTGCACAAAGTGTGAAACTGAGAAACTTCACAGGgtttattcaagtttttttatGATCGACGACGGTGAGAAAAAAAGACGATAAGCTCATTTCAAATTTTTGACGCACAGTTCTTTGGGAGAAAGATGAGACAGATATTTTTGGGAAAAGAAATCTAACAAATCGTCTGACAACTGCAGATAAAACTAATAACAGACGAACAATGTTCACAGAGTCCTTTAACCATCAAACATGGTGCAATACAGTGATTTTTTACTGGTGTACACAGAAACAATATtcacctctgtctctgttcaCACAGACTTCAGCTTCACTGGAAATTAACAGCTACTTTGCATGAAAGTGACGCTTTAACATCATCACATGCAAACACTGAGAACCACAGGGAATATATCACAAATACTTTTACTTTGGGAGGTTTGATGTTTGGTTCTTCCACTGTTTATGGGTGTATTTACTGTTATAGAACGTGAAACATGTTCGATGTATTTCAATCAGAAACATTGatcctttttaaaaatctataaGTAGACTTTTATTTCAACTTATAGTCAGATATAAATTAAGTTTATGTCCAGGACATCATCCAGGACACTTCACAGTTTCAGCCTCTGATGGCTTTGAGACCTTTAATAAAGTTGTTCACTGACTCAAAGTCAAAAACAATCGCATAAACATTCTGCATTTattgtgtgacagtgtgacgTCACAGTGCGACCAAGAGatgccaaaaaatatcttaaattatCCCATCACATGAACCCTGTTGTGCCTCGCTGCTGAAACGTTGCTTCATTTCTGTTCATCCACAGAGAAAAAGAATCAGaattattcagtgtttcagaTTATTGGAGACAATTAGCCGATAATCAAATCAGATCAACGGCTGAATCCAGACGTCCGCACTTCACTGCACTTGCAGATTTTGCGGGCGGGTTCTCggga encodes the following:
- the gm2a gene encoding ganglioside GM2 activator, with protein sequence MMEKLLTVTVLTAVALSQVTCSPATLKRVTKAQILGFDWKNCGKPDAPAVLKTLSVSPDPISIPGDLTASASGSTSVELNAPLAVNVTLEKEVAGFWVTVPCLEELGSCHYPDACDILNQLIPPGQDCPEPLHTYGLPCHCPFKAGSYSLPQSDFYLPYMDLPSWLTNGNYRVQGILGSQGKELGCLKVALSLHSD